GATGTTCGACTGCATCGGAACCGTGACGCTCGGGATATTTGTAGCGATCCAGATCGTGCTTGAAAGGCCCGTCATTCGTGGCAATCAAAGTCGCATCGTCGCGTGCCAGCCAGCCCTCCGGGTCGCTTTGCGCCAAGGCCCAATGCATGATGTCCAGGCTTTCGTCGATAACCCGACTATCGGGCAGCACGAGGACAGGCACGGTCCCTTTCGGCGAAGCGTCCAGCATCGCTTGCGGTTTTGCCGATAGCTTTACTTCGCGCAATTCGCACCGGGTCGCGCCGATCGCCAGCGCCAGCCGGGCTCGCATCGCATAGGGGCAGCGACGAAAGCTGTAGAGGATCGGATCAATCGGCATCGTCATCCGCCAGATCGGGCATGATCGCCCCCACGTGAGCGCGCCCCTGCGCCGCCGCAAGCGTCTCCTGCCGATGACGTTCACGATAGGACGCGCGTTGTTCCTCGGTCCTCTCGGCATGGCAATGCGGGCAGCTCACACCCTCTTCGTAGAGGACCGAGTTGCGATCCTCTGGGCTGATCGGGCGGCGGCACGCGTGACACAGGCCAAGGCTTCCTTGCTTTAGGCCATGGCCAATCGATACGCGCTGATCAAATACGAAGCATTCGCCATGCCAAAGACTGCTCTCTTCGTGCACGGTTTCGAGATATTTCAG
The sequence above is a segment of the Croceicoccus naphthovorans genome. Coding sequences within it:
- a CDS encoding glutathione S-transferase, coding for MTMPIDPILYSFRRCPYAMRARLALAIGATRCELREVKLSAKPQAMLDASPKGTVPVLVLPDSRVIDESLDIMHWALAQSDPEGWLARDDATLIATNDGPFKHDLDRYKYPERHGSDAVEHREKGLDFLRVLDARLVADGQLCGDRPGLADAAIFPFVRQFAAVDRDWFDGLPLRYLQRWLAGHLESDLFATVMLRKKPWSEGDPVIHFPADTPRS